CCACGGCAATCGCGGTCCCCGCGGCGAAAGCAACCGCGACGCCCAAGGCCGCGAACGCAACAGGGGCCCGCAACGCGGTTTCTCCACCAACGCACCGTCGCAGCGGACCCGGCGCGCGGATCCGGCACGATTGGTGGCGTTCGAAGTCCTGCGCGCAGTCGCTTCGGAAGACGCGTATGCAAACCTCGTGCTGCCTTCACGGATCCGACACCACCACCTCGACAAGCGCGACGCCGGATTCGCCACCGAGCTGAGCTACGGGGCGCTGCGCGGCCAAGGGATGTACGACGCCGTGCTGGCCGAGTGTGTCGACCGGCCGCTCGCCCAGCTTGATCCGGCAGTCCTGGATGCGTTGCGACTTGGCGCCCACCAATTGCTCGCGATGCGCGTTCCTGCCCACGCCGCCCTGGACCAGACTGTCGGGTTGGCCCGCGCGGTCATCGGAGCGGGCCCGTCGTCGCTCATCAACGCGGTGCTCCGGAAAGTCACCGCAAGGACGCTGCCGGAGTGGCTCGACCACCTGCTGGAAAACGAGACCGACGAGACCAGGATCGCTTCCGTACGGCACGCGCACCCGGAATGGATTGTCAGGGCGCTGCGCCAATCGCTCGTCATGCATGGCCGTCCCGCGAGCGAAATCACCGAACTGCTCGAAGCCGACAACGCAGCCCCTGTGGTGAACCTGGTGGCGTTGCCCGGCATCGGCAACCTTGATGAAGCCCTGGAAAGCGGGGCCACTCCCGGCGAGCTCGTCATCGACTCGGCGCTTTCCAGCGGTGGCGACCTTGGGCGCATGTCCTCCATCCGGGAAGGCACCACGCGCGTCCAGGACGTCGGATCCCAGTTGGTAGCCCGCGCCGTCGCGGCCGTGGACCTCGGACGAGGCGCCAAGGACGGCGAGAAGTGGCTGGACCTTTGTGCCGGTCCCGGCGGCAAGGCCGCGCTGCTGGCCGCCCTCGCCCGCCAGGAAGGTGCGACCCTCCTGGCCAACGAACCCGCGGAACACCGGGCAAAGCTGGTCAGCCAAGCCCTCTCGGCGGTTCCGGCGGACGCCTGGACCGTGCGGGTAGGCGACGGTCGCGACGTCGGCAAGGAACAGCCGGAAACTTTCGACCGCGTGCTGGTCGACGTCCCCTGCAGTGGCCTTGGCGCGCTCCGCCGCCGCCCCGAATCACGCTGGCGCCGGACGCCCAAGGACCTTGCCGATCTCGGTCCGTTGCAGCGTGAATTGCTCAACTCGGCCATTGACGCCGTCAAACCGGGCGGAGTGGTGGCGTACGTGACGTGCTCCCCGCACCCGGCCGAAACCACCGCCGTCGTCAGCGATGTCCTGCGCAAGCGGGACGACCTGGAACAGATCGACTCCGGTGCGGCCTTGGACGCGGTCAGCCTGAGCGGCAACCTCGGCGCCGGACACGGGTTGACCGCCCAATTGTGGCCGCACGTGCATCAAACCGATGCGATGTTCCTGGCGCTTATCCGGAAGAAGCCGTAACCTTCGGCGCCTTTCCCCGGCTGAAAGTCCCGCGTGCCTAAGCTGGAGAATTGCCAACACCAACAGACCGCCACCAACACTGAGGGGACTGCCTTGACTGAGTGCTGTATCAACCCGAGCATCCTGTCCGCGGATTTCGTGAACCTGGAAGCCGAGCTGAAGAGAATCAGCAACGCCGACGCCGTCCACGTCGATGTGATGGACAACCATTTCGTCCCGAACCTGACGCTCGGCCTGCCGGTCGTGGAGCGGATCCAGGCTGTGAGCCCGGTCCCGTTGGACGCTCACCTGATGATCGCCGACGCCGACCGCTGGGCGCCGGCCTACGCCGACGCCGGGGTGGCTTCCGTGACGTTCCATGCGGAAGCGGCGATGGCTCCCATCAAGCTCGCCCGTGAGCTCCGTGCCCGCGGTGCGAAGGCAGGAATGGCCCTTCGTCCGGCCACGCCGGTGGAACCGTACCTGGACATGCTCAGCGAACTGGACATGCTCCTCATCATGACCGTTGAGCCGGGCTTCGGCGGACAGTCCTTCCTGGACGTTACGCTGCCAAAGATCCGGAGGGCGCGCGCGGCGATCGAGGGTTCCGGTATCGGCGTTTCAATCCAGGTCGATGGCGGCGTCACGGAGGAGACCATTGTCCGGGCAGCCGAAGCCGGCGCAAATGTGTTCGTTGCCGGATCCGCCGTCTACGGCCATGCGGACCCCGCTGCGGCTATCGAGCGGCTGCGCGCCGCCGGCCTCGCGGCAATGTGACAACAATGACGCAATTGCCTGCATATCGGTCCGGGAATACAACGGCCATTGCTCCAGTTGTGACAGAATAACAACACACATACGTGCTCCGGGGTCGGTGTAATTCCGAACCGGCGGTTATAGTCCGCGACCCGCGAGCCGTCGTGTTTCCTTCACGGGAATCACGACGGCGGACGGTTGAACTGGTGGAATTCCAGTACCGACAGTTAAAGTCTGGATGGGAGAAGCACGTACAGTCATGCTTGGGCGTTCCGTGCGCCCGGCATTGCGCTGTCGTACACCCCCGGAGCCATCGCGGCATTCGAGGGAAGGAACGACATGGACTTTCTGCGATGGCTCTTCGAAGCACAGATTCCCGTAGGTGGATCTGTGCTTGTTCTTCGCGAAGTGCTAGGCAATATTTTCGGGCTCGCCAGCGCCCTGGGCGGCATGCGCCGCAAAGTCTGGGCGTGGCCGATCGGGATCGCAGGCAATCTGCTCCTGTTGACCGTCTTTCTTGGCAACGTTTTCGGTGCCGCCTCGCCGGCAACCCTGTGGGGCCAGGCCGGACGCCAGATCATGTTCATCAGCGTCGCCGCCTACGGCTGGTACCGCTGGCGACAGGGCCTCCAGGCAGGCACCCACGGCCGCGCGATCGTGCCCGGCTGGGCAAGCCCCAAAGCGCGGATCGGAATGGTGGCCGCCATGATTGCGGGAACCGCCGCACTGACTCCCGTCTTCGATTCCATGGGTTCGTACCCTCCTGTATGGGCAGACGCCTGGACCTTCATGGGTTCACTCCTGGCGACGTATGGCATGGCGCGGGGATGGACCGAATTCTGGCTGATCTGGGTTGCCGTGGACATTGTCGGAGTTCCGCTGCTATTCAGCGCGGGCTATTTTGCCAGCGCTTTCATGTACCTCTTTTACGGGTTCTTCACACTTGCCGGATTCTTTGTCTGGTGGCGTGCAGATCGACGTGAAGGCCAGCCGCTCAGGCCAACGCCCGAGCCGGAAACTGCAGGAGCACTCACATGAGCGACGCCTCGAAGCTGGATTTCCCGGAAGCTGAATCCGCGGCCATGGAAACCGCACTGCACGTCGCCCTCCGGGGACACCGTGGCGCCAATCCCTTGGTGGGAGCGGTCGTGCTCGGGTCCAACGGAGAGCAACTCATCACGGGCTACCACCGCGGCGCCGGCACGCCCCACGCCGAGGCGGATGCGATCGCGAAAGCGCAGGCAAAAGGCCTCGACCTCGCCGGGACAACCATGGTGGTGACCTTGGAGCCTTGCAACCACATAGGGCGCACGGGACCCTGCACCCAGGCGATCATTGACGCTGGTATCTCACGTGTGGTTTACGCCGTCGACGACCCCCACGATCCAGCCGCGGGAGGTGCCGCAAGACTGCGCGCTGCCGGAGTGGACGTCCAGTCCGGGCTGGCCGACGCCGAGGCCTGGAAGCTGAACCGCGAGTGGTTCAATGCGGTGGAAGCGAGGCGCCCGTTCGTTACGCTTCATATCGCGCAGACCCTCGACAGCAGGATCGCGGCTACCGACGGGACCAGCCAATGGATCTCCAGTCCGGAATCGCTCGCCGACAACCACGGACTGCGCCGCCTGATCGACGCCATTCTCGTGGGCACCGAAACCGTCCTGGTGGACAACCCGCGGCTGACGGCGCGGGAAGCGGACGGCGCGGAATCGCAAAGCCAGCCGCTCCGGGCCGTCATGGGGCTGCGGGATGTCCCTTTGGATGCCGCCGTACGGGGGAGCGACGGCAAGTTCATCCACCTGCCAACCCGCGATCCTTCCGAAGCTTTGCAGTTGCTGTTCGCCGACGGCGTCCGGCACGTCATGGTGGAGGGCGGCTCCCGCATCCTGAGCGCCTTCCTTGCCGCGGGCCTCGTGGATGAATTGATCGTCTATCTCGCGCCCACCCTGCTGGGCTCCGGTACACCTGCCCTGACGGATCTCGGCATCTCCACCCTCGCCGACGCCCAGCGCTGGAACTGGGACGACGCCGGTGGCGGTGCGGTCCATGCACTGGGCCGCGACCTGCGGCTGCATTTGAGGTCCGGACCATCGGACGGAAACAAACCGGCGTGGACGAAGTCCCATACCGAACACCACGAACCATTTCCGGGCAAGGACGCCTCGGACACCACCACAGGAGGACACTGATGTTTACCGGAATCGTTGCTGAACAAGGCACGGTCCTGTCCGTCGAGCACGACGGCGAGGCCAGCGCCACGCTGCGCCTGATGGCCCTCAGCACCACTGAGGGGCTTGGCTTGGGCGGCTCCATCGCCGTCAACGGCGTGTGCCTCACTGCGACGGACATCGACGGACGGGAGTTCAGCGTTGACGTCATGGGCGAAACCCTCGTCCGGACCACTATCGGCGAACTGACCGCGGGTGACACTGTGAACCTCGAGCGTTGTGTCCAGGCGGGCGGCCGCTTGGACGGCCACGTCGTCCAGGGCCACGTCGACGGCGTCGGGCAGCTTCTGGAGCGCGAGTCGCTGGGCAACTGGGACCGCCTCCGCTTCGCCGTGCCGGCCCCGCTGGCACGGTACATCGCCGAAAAAGGGTCGATCGCCGTCGACGGCGTTTCACTCACCGTCACCGCGGTCAGCCCGGCCGAAGAGGAGAACCCCTGGTTTGAAGTGGGGCTCATTCCCACCACATTGGACGAAACCGGTCTCGGAGCCAAGGCCATAGGCGGACGGGTCAACCTTGAGGTGGACGTCCTCGCGAAATACACCGAGCGACTGCTCTCCTTCCGTTCGCCGGCAACCGCAGCGGGGGCTGCCCAGTGAGCGCCGCACACAACGGCAGCACAACAGTGGTGCGCCAGGGGCTGGACCCCGTTGAAAAGGCAGTGCAGGCAATGGCAGCCGGCCGTCCCGTCATTGTTGTGGACAATGAAGACCGCGAAAACGAAGGCGACATCATCTTCGCCGCCGAACACGCGACGCCTGCCCTTATGGGCTGGACCATCCGTTACAGCTCGGGAGTCATTTGCGTTCCCCTCGAGGGCTCGCGGGCTGATGCCCTGGCGCTGCCGCCCATGGTCCTGGTTAATGAAGACGCGAAGGGCACTGCCTACACGGTGTCCTGTGATGCCGCTTTGGGCGTCAGCACCGGTATTTCCGCCACCGACAGGGCCCTGACGGCCCGGATTTTGGCTGATTCGAGCAGCACGCCGTCCTCGATCACCCGGCCCGGGCATATTTTTCCGCTCCGGGCCGTTAATGGGGGAGTGCGTGAACGTCCGGGGCACACGGAAGCGGCAGTTGATCTCTGCAGGCTTGCGGGTCTCGCCCCGGTGGGCGTGATCGCCGAGTTGGTACATGACGATGGTGAAATGATGCGCCTGGACAGCCTCCGGGAGTTCGCTGCCGAGCACGGATGTCCCTTGATTTCGATCGAGGATCTCGTGGCTTATGTTGTAGCGTCGGAGGCTGAGGACCAGGTTGCAATTCCGGCAGGAAACGAGGAGCAGCGATGACCACAGCGACAACCCACGACGGCGGTTCGGCCGCGCGCGCAGTGCATCCCGTGAGCGGCGGCCCGATTGTCCAGCTACCCACCGCTTTCGGTGAGTTCGTGGCACAGGCGTGGACCGACCTTGCAACCGGGGCTGAGCACCTGGCGGTGAGTTCCCCGAAGGTGCCGCTCGCAGGCAAGGCTCCGTTGGTGCGCCTTCACTCGGAATGCCTCACGGGCGACGTTTTCGGTTCGTACCGCTGCGATTGCGGCGAACAGCTGGCCTACGCCCTCGAGCTGATCCGCGAAGAGGGTGGTACCCTGCTCTACCTGCGCGGACAGGAAGGCCGCGGCATCGGCCTGGCCAACAAAATCAAGGCCTACGCACTTCAAGAGGCCGGATTCGACACAGTCGAGGCCAACGAGCAGCTCGGGCTGCCGGTGGACGCGCGCTGCTACAAAGCCGCTGCCCAGATCCTTGCCGAGATGGGCCTTCACGAAATCCGGCTCCTGAGCAACAACCCGGACAAGCAGAACAGGCTTGCCGCGGCTGGCGTGAAGGTTGTCGAGATGGTGCCCACCGAGGTTCCGTCCCGTGAAGAAAACCTTCGGTACCTTCAGACCAAGAAGGACCGCATGGACCACCGCCTGACCCTCGGCGACACCGAACCGGCCGGCACCCATGCAGCTGCCGGCACTTTTGACCTCGAACAAGACTGAACTGCACTACCGAGACTGAACTGCACCTACAAGACTGACTGAACGGACTACCACACACCCATGAGCGGACACGGCGCCCCCACCATCGACCTCACCACCCTCAACCCGGAGGAAACCCGCCAGCTGAAACTCGCCATCGTGGCTGCCAGCTGGCACACCCAGATCATGGACGGGCTCCTTGACGGGGCGCTGCGGGCTGCAAAAGAAGCCGGCATCGCCGAACCCACTGTGCTGCGCGTCCCGGGATCCTTTGAGCTGCCCGTTGCGGCGGCACGGCTCGCGCCGCACTTTGACGCCGTCGTTGCCCTCGGCGTCGTCATCCGCGGCGGGAC
This genomic interval from Arthrobacter sp. FW306-2-2C-D06B contains the following:
- a CDS encoding RsmB/NOP family class I SAM-dependent RNA methyltransferase; the protein is MNESGRRGPNNSGNRDSGGHGNRGPRGESNRDAQGRERNRGPQRGFSTNAPSQRTRRADPARLVAFEVLRAVASEDAYANLVLPSRIRHHHLDKRDAGFATELSYGALRGQGMYDAVLAECVDRPLAQLDPAVLDALRLGAHQLLAMRVPAHAALDQTVGLARAVIGAGPSSLINAVLRKVTARTLPEWLDHLLENETDETRIASVRHAHPEWIVRALRQSLVMHGRPASEITELLEADNAAPVVNLVALPGIGNLDEALESGATPGELVIDSALSSGGDLGRMSSIREGTTRVQDVGSQLVARAVAAVDLGRGAKDGEKWLDLCAGPGGKAALLAALARQEGATLLANEPAEHRAKLVSQALSAVPADAWTVRVGDGRDVGKEQPETFDRVLVDVPCSGLGALRRRPESRWRRTPKDLADLGPLQRELLNSAIDAVKPGGVVAYVTCSPHPAETTAVVSDVLRKRDDLEQIDSGAALDAVSLSGNLGAGHGLTAQLWPHVHQTDAMFLALIRKKP
- the rpe gene encoding ribulose-phosphate 3-epimerase, with protein sequence MTECCINPSILSADFVNLEAELKRISNADAVHVDVMDNHFVPNLTLGLPVVERIQAVSPVPLDAHLMIADADRWAPAYADAGVASVTFHAEAAMAPIKLARELRARGAKAGMALRPATPVEPYLDMLSELDMLLIMTVEPGFGGQSFLDVTLPKIRRARAAIEGSGIGVSIQVDGGVTEETIVRAAEAGANVFVAGSAVYGHADPAAAIERLRAAGLAAM
- the pnuC gene encoding nicotinamide riboside transporter PnuC, whose translation is MDFLRWLFEAQIPVGGSVLVLREVLGNIFGLASALGGMRRKVWAWPIGIAGNLLLLTVFLGNVFGAASPATLWGQAGRQIMFISVAAYGWYRWRQGLQAGTHGRAIVPGWASPKARIGMVAAMIAGTAALTPVFDSMGSYPPVWADAWTFMGSLLATYGMARGWTEFWLIWVAVDIVGVPLLFSAGYFASAFMYLFYGFFTLAGFFVWWRADRREGQPLRPTPEPETAGALT
- the ribD gene encoding bifunctional diaminohydroxyphosphoribosylaminopyrimidine deaminase/5-amino-6-(5-phosphoribosylamino)uracil reductase RibD, with amino-acid sequence MSDASKLDFPEAESAAMETALHVALRGHRGANPLVGAVVLGSNGEQLITGYHRGAGTPHAEADAIAKAQAKGLDLAGTTMVVTLEPCNHIGRTGPCTQAIIDAGISRVVYAVDDPHDPAAGGAARLRAAGVDVQSGLADAEAWKLNREWFNAVEARRPFVTLHIAQTLDSRIAATDGTSQWISSPESLADNHGLRRLIDAILVGTETVLVDNPRLTAREADGAESQSQPLRAVMGLRDVPLDAAVRGSDGKFIHLPTRDPSEALQLLFADGVRHVMVEGGSRILSAFLAAGLVDELIVYLAPTLLGSGTPALTDLGISTLADAQRWNWDDAGGGAVHALGRDLRLHLRSGPSDGNKPAWTKSHTEHHEPFPGKDASDTTTGGH
- a CDS encoding riboflavin synthase; amino-acid sequence: MFTGIVAEQGTVLSVEHDGEASATLRLMALSTTEGLGLGGSIAVNGVCLTATDIDGREFSVDVMGETLVRTTIGELTAGDTVNLERCVQAGGRLDGHVVQGHVDGVGQLLERESLGNWDRLRFAVPAPLARYIAEKGSIAVDGVSLTVTAVSPAEEENPWFEVGLIPTTLDETGLGAKAIGGRVNLEVDVLAKYTERLLSFRSPATAAGAAQ
- the ribB gene encoding 3,4-dihydroxy-2-butanone-4-phosphate synthase, translated to MAAGRPVIVVDNEDRENEGDIIFAAEHATPALMGWTIRYSSGVICVPLEGSRADALALPPMVLVNEDAKGTAYTVSCDAALGVSTGISATDRALTARILADSSSTPSSITRPGHIFPLRAVNGGVRERPGHTEAAVDLCRLAGLAPVGVIAELVHDDGEMMRLDSLREFAAEHGCPLISIEDLVAYVVASEAEDQVAIPAGNEEQR
- the ribA gene encoding GTP cyclohydrolase II; the protein is MTTATTHDGGSAARAVHPVSGGPIVQLPTAFGEFVAQAWTDLATGAEHLAVSSPKVPLAGKAPLVRLHSECLTGDVFGSYRCDCGEQLAYALELIREEGGTLLYLRGQEGRGIGLANKIKAYALQEAGFDTVEANEQLGLPVDARCYKAAAQILAEMGLHEIRLLSNNPDKQNRLAAAGVKVVEMVPTEVPSREENLRYLQTKKDRMDHRLTLGDTEPAGTHAAAGTFDLEQD
- the ribH gene encoding 6,7-dimethyl-8-ribityllumazine synthase, yielding MSGHGAPTIDLTTLNPEETRQLKLAIVAASWHTQIMDGLLDGALRAAKEAGIAEPTVLRVPGSFELPVAAARLAPHFDAVVALGVVIRGGTPHFDYVCQAATLGLTEVSVRTGVPVGFGVLTCDTEQQGLDRAGLEGSSEDKGHEAVTAALSTALTLKQYT